A stretch of Streptococcus chenjunshii DNA encodes these proteins:
- a CDS encoding TrbC/VirB2 family protein → MENKLTNYINTVRTKSKRYLLSLSLFLSGLLTTTVYADDPFAKTDALAQQGITKVQGIGIVTLGLAVVVTGLVYGFGGREVKAGIKKHWVAIAVSIIAVSAGPSIVEWVFNFVKG, encoded by the coding sequence ATGGAGAACAAGTTGACAAATTATATCAATACAGTGAGGACTAAAAGCAAAAGATATTTGCTTAGTTTATCACTCTTTCTTTCAGGACTCCTGACTACTACAGTCTATGCGGATGATCCTTTTGCCAAAACAGATGCCTTGGCTCAACAAGGGATCACTAAGGTTCAAGGTATCGGCATTGTCACTTTAGGATTAGCGGTTGTTGTGACTGGTCTCGTTTATGGTTTTGGTGGTCGTGAGGTAAAAGCTGGTATCAAGAAACACTGGGTAGCCATTGCAGTATCCATTATTGCGGTTTCTGCTGGACCAAGTATCGTCGAGTGGGTCTTTAATTTTGTGAAGGGATAA
- a CDS encoding LPXTG cell wall anchor domain-containing protein: MTKKQLITALATSTLVLSTTVGTAFADEVAPIDPATPSTEIITPEPSTQPDPSSGSSTGSDTGTSTEITVPVDPTIPSTGEESGTNPNTPGTSEEEPSVPSTDPAENPTTPSQPEESPTEPTDPSGTVEVPTTDGETSTVTPDTSVPTNNPNISAETAANAGASQVGTTSSVTGQIVQDVTSSSPVYTNTGATIISTQDSQVVLSDGTITSPEAIGAITNSDGTISVITAEGVSTTLPKTGEVSTLGLSFFGGVLTALGGLFLKKRKTI, from the coding sequence ATGACAAAGAAACAACTGATTACAGCACTCGCAACATCAACATTGGTGTTATCAACCACTGTAGGAACGGCCTTTGCGGATGAGGTGGCGCCAATTGATCCAGCGACACCATCAACGGAAATCATTACTCCAGAACCATCAACACAACCCGATCCATCATCCGGAAGCTCAACGGGTAGTGACACAGGGACTTCCACAGAAATTACTGTGCCTGTTGACCCCACAATACCTTCTACAGGTGAGGAATCGGGAACAAATCCTAATACTCCAGGAACCAGTGAGGAAGAACCTAGTGTTCCAAGTACTGATCCAGCGGAAAATCCTACAACACCTAGTCAGCCGGAAGAATCACCAACAGAGCCTACCGACCCATCAGGAACGGTAGAAGTCCCGACAACTGATGGTGAGACATCAACAGTTACCCCAGATACCTCAGTGCCAACCAACAACCCAAATATTTCAGCTGAGACAGCTGCTAATGCTGGAGCTTCTCAAGTGGGAACAACTTCAAGTGTAACTGGTCAAATCGTGCAAGATGTAACATCAAGCTCACCAGTATACACCAATACAGGAGCTACCATTATTAGTACTCAAGATAGCCAAGTGGTCTTAAGTGATGGGACGATTACAAGTCCTGAAGCTATTGGAGCTATCACAAATAGTGATGGTACCATTTCGGTTATTACAGCTGAAGGAGTAAGTACGACGCTGCCTAAGACAGGAGAAGTTTCGACTCTTGGGTTAAGCTTCTTTGGAGGTGTGTTAACTGCTCTTGGTGGACTGTTCCTCAAAAAACGGAAAACAATTTAA
- a CDS encoding LPXTG cell wall anchor domain-containing protein: MNQNKVIGHGYFRKSKAYGLVCGIALGAALLLGGQVSADEVAVQEADPVSTEQVASQTVVVPITEELDTALENAQAAGVTVTQEETVVVADTAAAEADYAAQAEAINTAVAEKAAEVAAYEAALAEREAAVKEKEKQDNAARDNVDFEIEANAKGVDNLEYGNSIMTAATQEDGGFTFSHDMNDGVGIIGHGVLVGKVNHRYEVNYDGSIRAYIDSITLDSYQYTNTKVNQAVNQNIAFRVLTKDGQVVYEHAHNGNSNFTNTINQTVQLGLVYDLASGESTGLIDVIQIHDDWIHDTYGWGSVSYKNNNPVIPVMIVPPMPTPPADATVTYHLNAFQNELVSVKDIVKDGVSIDNGTLKIGETATYTLQAPLILANGQDELVKYEIVDMLDVEHDKYLGYRVYAFVPITLTDGTVLESHADLEAFVQQTYDESTGRFVVSLNSDFLARIAKDSDFQVGVDIDFERIKAGEVFNDFVTNIAFMDAEGNVTEVPVTSNEVKTSTPEDPEEPVSEVPTPIKVDPATPVVQATVLPKTGDETTPVNIIVSLLGVLTFAFGLFGIRKHQEN; this comes from the coding sequence ATGAATCAGAACAAAGTTATTGGACATGGTTATTTTCGTAAATCAAAAGCATATGGATTAGTATGTGGAATTGCATTAGGAGCCGCCTTATTATTGGGCGGACAAGTTTCAGCTGATGAAGTAGCTGTGCAGGAAGCTGATCCAGTATCAACTGAGCAAGTGGCTAGTCAGACAGTAGTTGTCCCTATCACAGAAGAATTGGATACAGCTTTAGAAAATGCTCAAGCCGCAGGAGTGACTGTGACTCAGGAAGAAACTGTGGTGGTTGCTGATACTGCTGCTGCAGAAGCTGATTATGCTGCCCAAGCGGAAGCTATTAATACTGCAGTTGCTGAAAAAGCTGCAGAAGTGGCAGCTTATGAAGCAGCACTTGCAGAACGTGAAGCAGCGGTCAAGGAGAAAGAAAAGCAGGATAATGCAGCTCGTGACAATGTTGATTTTGAAATTGAAGCGAATGCAAAAGGCGTGGATAATTTAGAATATGGTAATTCGATTATGACTGCGGCCACTCAGGAAGATGGTGGATTTACCTTTAGCCACGATATGAATGATGGAGTCGGCATTATTGGTCACGGTGTTTTAGTTGGTAAGGTTAATCATCGTTATGAAGTCAATTACGATGGTTCTATCAGAGCTTACATTGATTCTATTACCTTAGATAGTTATCAATATACTAATACTAAGGTTAATCAGGCGGTTAATCAAAATATTGCTTTTCGTGTACTAACTAAAGATGGACAGGTTGTTTATGAACATGCCCATAATGGTAATAGTAATTTTACTAATACCATTAATCAAACTGTTCAGCTTGGGTTAGTTTATGATTTAGCTTCGGGTGAGAGTACAGGCCTTATTGATGTTATCCAGATACACGATGATTGGATTCATGATACCTATGGCTGGGGATCAGTTTCTTATAAGAATAACAATCCGGTGATTCCAGTAATGATTGTACCACCCATGCCAACGCCGCCTGCAGATGCGACAGTGACTTATCATCTTAATGCTTTTCAAAATGAGTTAGTTTCAGTGAAAGATATTGTTAAAGATGGTGTATCAATCGATAATGGGACACTTAAAATTGGTGAAACAGCCACCTATACTTTGCAGGCACCGCTTATTTTAGCTAATGGACAAGATGAACTTGTTAAGTATGAAATTGTGGACATGCTGGATGTAGAGCATGATAAGTATTTAGGATATCGTGTTTATGCGTTTGTGCCAATTACTTTGACAGATGGTACGGTGCTTGAAAGTCACGCTGATTTGGAAGCTTTTGTTCAACAGACCTATGATGAATCGACTGGCCGTTTTGTCGTTAGTCTGAATTCAGATTTCTTGGCGCGTATTGCTAAAGATAGTGATTTTCAGGTTGGGGTTGATATTGATTTTGAGCGTATTAAAGCTGGAGAAGTGTTCAACGATTTTGTAACCAACATTGCCTTTATGGATGCTGAAGGAAATGTGACTGAAGTTCCTGTAACATCTAATGAGGTGAAGACGAGCACACCTGAAGATCCGGAAGAGCCTGTGTCAGAAGTGCCAACGCCTATTAAAGTGGATCCAGCTACACCAGTTGTTCAGGCGACAGTACTTCCGAAAACTGGTGACGAAACCACACCAGTCAACATTATTGTTTCACTGCTTGGTGTCTTAACGTTTGCATTTGGTCTCTTTGGTATTCGTAAACACCAAGAAAATTAA
- a CDS encoding single-stranded DNA-binding protein, producing MQEFIANGRVSDIPADALGKTANGHVSFKFDFACDSSLQGNDGKPLTSFFHVQVYGKQAEIMAQSLSKGSPLLIKGEIIQRTYTNAQGKRRSYQYIAPSQHNGITFLENKAAAERRKQDNLNTPQPETPPVPSYPEPVDADEPF from the coding sequence ATGCAAGAGTTTATTGCTAATGGTCGTGTATCAGATATTCCGGCTGATGCACTCGGAAAGACAGCCAATGGGCATGTCAGTTTTAAGTTCGATTTTGCCTGTGATTCCAGTTTACAGGGGAATGATGGCAAACCATTGACTAGCTTCTTTCATGTACAAGTTTATGGGAAACAAGCGGAAATTATGGCGCAGAGCTTATCCAAAGGTTCTCCTTTATTGATAAAAGGAGAAATTATTCAGCGTACTTATACGAACGCTCAGGGAAAACGTCGTAGTTATCAATATATTGCTCCGAGTCAACATAATGGGATTACTTTTTTAGAAAACAAGGCCGCAGCTGAGAGAAGGAAGCAAGACAACCTTAATACTCCTCAGCCAGAAACGCCACCAGTGCCGTCTTATCCAGAACCAGTGGATGCTGATGAGCCATTTTAA
- a CDS encoding VirD4-like conjugal transfer protein, CD1115 family codes for MFSWLEAIFYTLIHLSKVSHFNAILLVSFVGYLCYQGIKAVKGPMQNFFQTMKGFIDDRDSTKEYLKNKRKELAYFWQHRHEIDWKSAGKEKSKELWQLIKRFATIIPSFLFLLLGNLFFRLTYKLPFIKQDRKRFNKEMKPLLYFKNYRSFVFMGLGFSFIAFILTNYLVTVLRAAIRFCYFSVIALRDNSQAVTFNVDSLLIRNLFNARVFVIAPILTVPIFLIGLVVAWRSAWVNFEQFRDYNYNEEGDDRFATVKEIHQQYKKVPNKTETYPGEGGVPVLHETRRNLAGLTLGSQMLWQNRTFSRYMTNAERVLGIYAKASGDYYIDNSTTNVLGIGMTRSGKGEGHITPTIDINSRAKIQPSMVIADPKGEHYQSSYKTMRQRGYDVNVLSFQNMDWSMSYNPLALAIAAAKKGYYEMTQTRVNAVAEAIYRKTKPGTGKGNAKYFEDTSIALFNAIAMALIDRANETFQNGENDAWDTVTVRNIAKFLTDLGSEEVFVDDLGEIIENPNRDQAVKKKSKITVYFDNLRTINQRQFSKFREMADLNFRSSDFAAEETKGNVYSSMMAGVNLFLQDNIAKLTSSNSIDLESVGFPRRLSIKFRSSSNAAMRNEYAHKTAKVTITSQSAWGKTTRQVTHINAATTLIDGEGYLTYAIEPKLPEQFLVTVDFDHKNNGDSSIRKKTFQFSAEKVYKRRGKIIALDEYTKKPVLDYIKVTVLNKQEGSLLQEEDIDLIYSDNPKVIYLVTPPNRTEYNSIVSLFLDQLFNANYELALSNGRKCINRILHILDEFANITAIPNMDTKISIGLAQNILYYLWIQNLKQLTDKYGENTAQTIRENCSLQIYVKSAGDTNTAFSKELGTRTITRRRRSSNILDEANPNVTIENPRQELLTPTQLSKLQEGEAVILRWVKGRDNAGRKVTLDPIFLHEKTSLPYRYMFLQEEFDHSMTLADIPVESGHRDLDLQDIAVGAQSTFSKIIDWRIALTDRMRTNGEPPQLATRKQQSKPLTQAQFTSPADLTQAVIAEVFEEEDDGDIFFVDDVI; via the coding sequence ATGTTTAGTTGGTTAGAAGCTATTTTTTATACTCTGATTCACTTATCAAAAGTTAGCCATTTCAATGCCATTCTCTTAGTTAGCTTTGTGGGGTATCTTTGTTACCAAGGAATAAAGGCCGTCAAGGGACCGATGCAGAACTTTTTTCAGACGATGAAAGGCTTCATAGATGATAGAGATAGCACCAAGGAATATCTCAAAAATAAAAGAAAAGAGTTAGCTTATTTCTGGCAACACCGCCATGAGATTGACTGGAAATCAGCTGGAAAAGAAAAAAGTAAAGAGTTATGGCAGCTTATTAAACGATTTGCAACAATTATTCCTTCATTTTTATTCTTGTTATTGGGAAATCTTTTCTTTCGTCTCACCTATAAACTACCTTTTATAAAGCAAGATCGGAAACGTTTTAATAAGGAAATGAAGCCCTTGCTTTATTTCAAAAACTATCGTAGCTTTGTGTTCATGGGGCTAGGATTCAGCTTTATAGCATTTATTCTTACAAATTATCTAGTGACTGTTTTGAGGGCAGCTATTCGTTTCTGTTATTTTTCAGTAATAGCTTTGAGAGACAATAGCCAAGCTGTGACCTTTAATGTTGATAGCTTGTTAATTCGTAACTTGTTTAATGCTAGGGTATTTGTGATAGCGCCTATTTTAACAGTGCCAATCTTTCTGATTGGTCTAGTGGTTGCTTGGCGATCTGCTTGGGTTAACTTTGAGCAGTTTCGTGATTATAACTACAACGAAGAAGGGGACGACCGTTTTGCGACAGTCAAAGAAATTCACCAGCAATATAAGAAAGTCCCAAACAAGACAGAAACTTATCCAGGTGAGGGTGGTGTGCCAGTCCTACATGAGACCAGAAGGAATCTTGCAGGATTAACTCTAGGTTCTCAAATGCTTTGGCAAAATCGTACCTTTAGCCGCTATATGACAAATGCTGAAAGGGTCTTAGGGATTTATGCGAAAGCTTCAGGTGATTATTATATTGATAACAGCACCACTAACGTACTAGGGATTGGGATGACTCGTTCTGGTAAGGGTGAGGGGCACATTACACCAACCATAGATATTAATAGCCGTGCTAAAATTCAGCCATCTATGGTTATTGCCGACCCTAAAGGGGAACACTACCAATCTTCTTATAAAACCATGCGTCAACGTGGTTATGATGTCAATGTTCTCTCTTTCCAAAACATGGACTGGTCGATGTCTTACAATCCGCTTGCTTTAGCAATTGCTGCAGCTAAAAAAGGATACTACGAAATGACACAAACTCGTGTCAATGCGGTGGCAGAAGCCATTTATCGTAAAACTAAGCCTGGTACAGGCAAAGGCAATGCTAAATACTTTGAAGACACCTCTATTGCTCTTTTTAATGCCATTGCCATGGCCTTGATTGATCGAGCCAATGAAACGTTTCAAAATGGTGAAAATGATGCTTGGGATACAGTAACTGTTAGAAATATCGCCAAATTTCTAACGGACTTAGGGTCAGAAGAAGTCTTTGTGGATGATCTGGGAGAAATCATTGAAAATCCTAATCGTGATCAAGCGGTGAAGAAGAAATCAAAAATTACAGTTTACTTTGATAATCTTAGAACAATTAATCAACGTCAATTTTCTAAATTTCGGGAGATGGCAGACTTGAATTTTAGGTCTTCAGATTTTGCAGCAGAAGAAACGAAAGGCAATGTCTATTCCAGCATGATGGCAGGGGTCAACCTCTTCCTGCAGGATAATATTGCTAAACTGACTTCTAGTAATTCAATTGATCTTGAATCTGTCGGTTTTCCACGTCGCCTGTCTATCAAGTTTCGTTCCAGTTCAAATGCGGCCATGCGTAATGAATACGCTCACAAGACAGCCAAAGTTACGATTACTAGTCAATCCGCTTGGGGTAAAACAACTAGACAAGTTACTCATATAAATGCAGCGACAACTCTTATTGATGGTGAAGGCTATCTCACTTATGCGATTGAACCCAAGCTTCCAGAACAGTTCTTGGTAACTGTCGACTTTGATCACAAAAATAATGGTGATTCCAGCATTCGCAAAAAGACCTTCCAATTTTCAGCTGAGAAAGTTTATAAGAGACGCGGCAAGATTATAGCCCTTGACGAGTACACGAAGAAGCCGGTTCTGGATTATATCAAGGTTACAGTTCTAAATAAACAGGAGGGTAGCCTTCTTCAGGAAGAAGATATTGACTTGATTTATTCAGATAATCCTAAAGTGATTTACCTAGTAACACCTCCTAACCGAACAGAGTATAATAGCATTGTTTCGCTGTTTTTAGACCAATTATTTAATGCCAATTATGAACTGGCTCTCTCAAACGGCCGTAAGTGTATTAATCGGATACTCCATATTCTAGACGAGTTCGCCAATATTACAGCTATTCCTAATATGGATACAAAGATTTCCATTGGTCTTGCCCAAAATATCCTATATTATCTCTGGATTCAAAACCTTAAACAGTTAACGGATAAGTACGGAGAGAATACTGCTCAAACAATCAGGGAGAATTGTTCACTTCAAATTTATGTTAAGTCAGCAGGTGATACCAATACTGCCTTCAGTAAGGAACTAGGGACACGTACAATTACACGCCGCAGACGATCCAGCAATATCCTGGATGAGGCAAACCCCAATGTCACCATTGAAAATCCAAGACAGGAATTGTTGACCCCTACTCAGTTGAGCAAGTTACAAGAAGGAGAAGCTGTTATCCTACGTTGGGTGAAAGGTCGAGACAATGCCGGTCGCAAGGTAACGCTAGATCCAATTTTCCTACACGAGAAAACCAGTCTGCCTTATCGCTATATGTTTCTCCAAGAAGAATTTGATCACTCTATGACCTTAGCTGATATTCCTGTAGAAAGCGGCCACAGAGACCTTGACCTTCAAGATATAGCGGTAGGGGCACAAAGTACCTTCAGTAAGATTATTGATTGGCGGATAGCCTTAACAGACCGTATGAGAACAAATGGTGAACCTCCTCAATTAGCAACCAGAAAACAGCAGTCTAAACCACTTACTCAAGCCCAATTCACCTCTCCAGCTGATTTAACTCAAGCCGTTATAGCCGAAGTTTTCGAGGAGGAAGATGATGGCGACATCTTCTTTGTAGATGATGTGATATAA
- a CDS encoding pLS20_p028 family conjugation system transmembrane protein, translating into MKYDTYSDLVNALESGFLDINGKTNGNITGENAEKMASFYKYWSNYLDTTPAFLSFLAYIPGAIAKALYSITSSLEHVFNNMFKLFGLFGYLGDSNTVIGQFFYWFQVIGTTLFSLILVVSAITGVFTKPVKYKGMITNFLLVTMVTAVLPLALTTVSSAIAQDAMNIQTVSSEAPDGSEQYSSLAIQPMKNNIVDLKVLIDNDFSTELFPLDDYGYIKPPKEGSTPVNNITDSSDKRDTTDFATRIDFGATYGASNADLLQDLEDNQQEGLKGLFLHRLNANQTGVETINEHRIVGELNAFEPVYMRYKVNWIGMFMQYIILIVLLISMSIKLVKSVFDILIEGLISPLQGYSSLSNSKKYKELLRTMGGALAGIFFEVVIMRVTLEICRDLPTLSVSAVTKLSGGFFDGLNMWEQCLAASLVYIGIFFAAMQGVSMIERWLGVSTGHSDTAQQLLGAMMMGNAFATGAGAIGNGAMAMGGFGLDMAKKAPGAVATGSKVLGNSLATTGGGIRGAFNAVRDQGAMNAAKGGLSNMYSAADLAGREAVGKVKDFAGGVDENLSQKEQAAHDAVYRGLKDHSHPEEVKSVSPFDPDASAGFEPLSDAGPAGGGITDPTLPSSEPSGEAFSGVSEPTPSAEKPILPNATADEPKKFEEAPSHKQNFQKSMHQMSYMNQQMQQAGQRMQGQSHIKGAEIDESDE; encoded by the coding sequence GTGAAATATGATACTTATTCCGATTTGGTAAACGCTTTAGAGTCTGGTTTTCTGGACATTAACGGCAAAACAAATGGGAATATTACTGGGGAAAATGCAGAGAAAATGGCCTCCTTTTACAAATATTGGAGTAACTATTTAGATACTACACCAGCGTTTCTCTCCTTTCTGGCCTATATACCAGGTGCCATTGCCAAAGCTTTGTATTCCATTACATCAAGTCTTGAACATGTCTTCAATAATATGTTTAAGCTTTTTGGTCTTTTTGGTTATTTAGGCGATAGCAACACAGTTATAGGACAGTTCTTCTATTGGTTTCAAGTCATAGGAACGACTCTATTTAGTTTGATTCTCGTTGTTTCAGCGATAACGGGTGTTTTCACAAAACCCGTCAAATACAAAGGAATGATTACAAATTTTCTTCTCGTTACCATGGTCACAGCCGTCTTGCCACTGGCTTTGACAACTGTTTCTTCTGCAATTGCACAAGATGCTATGAATATTCAAACGGTATCCAGTGAGGCACCGGATGGCAGTGAGCAGTACTCTTCTTTAGCTATCCAACCTATGAAGAACAACATTGTAGATCTCAAAGTATTGATTGATAATGATTTTTCAACAGAACTTTTTCCACTGGATGATTATGGTTATATTAAGCCCCCTAAAGAGGGGTCAACACCAGTCAATAATATCACGGACAGTTCAGATAAGAGGGACACCACTGACTTTGCGACACGGATCGATTTTGGGGCAACTTATGGCGCTTCTAATGCTGACTTATTACAAGATTTAGAAGATAATCAACAAGAAGGTCTAAAAGGGTTGTTTCTTCATCGCCTGAATGCTAATCAAACAGGTGTAGAGACTATTAATGAGCATCGTATCGTAGGAGAACTAAATGCTTTTGAACCTGTTTATATGCGTTATAAAGTCAACTGGATAGGGATGTTTATGCAGTATATTATCCTGATTGTTTTGCTGATTTCGATGTCAATCAAATTAGTTAAGTCAGTCTTTGATATTCTCATTGAAGGCTTGATTTCTCCTCTCCAGGGGTATTCGTCTTTGTCAAATTCTAAGAAATATAAAGAGCTTCTACGTACCATGGGAGGAGCGCTTGCAGGGATTTTCTTTGAAGTAGTGATTATGCGTGTGACTCTTGAAATTTGTCGAGACTTACCAACATTGTCCGTGTCCGCAGTAACGAAACTCTCAGGCGGTTTCTTTGATGGACTAAACATGTGGGAACAATGCCTTGCAGCCTCACTTGTTTATATTGGTATCTTCTTTGCTGCTATGCAAGGGGTGTCAATGATTGAACGCTGGCTTGGTGTATCAACGGGTCATAGCGATACTGCTCAACAGTTGTTAGGCGCCATGATGATGGGTAACGCTTTTGCGACTGGAGCTGGAGCTATTGGCAATGGAGCTATGGCTATGGGCGGTTTTGGTCTTGATATGGCTAAAAAAGCCCCTGGAGCAGTTGCCACAGGAAGTAAAGTTCTTGGCAATAGTTTAGCCACAACAGGCGGCGGTATTCGAGGAGCCTTCAATGCTGTTAGGGATCAAGGTGCTATGAATGCAGCCAAAGGCGGTTTAAGCAATATGTATAGTGCTGCTGACCTTGCAGGCAGAGAAGCAGTTGGTAAAGTTAAAGATTTTGCAGGTGGCGTTGATGAGAACTTAAGTCAAAAAGAACAAGCAGCTCATGATGCAGTTTATAGAGGTCTAAAAGATCATAGCCACCCAGAAGAAGTTAAATCTGTATCACCATTTGATCCAGATGCTTCAGCTGGCTTCGAACCACTTTCAGATGCTGGACCAGCTGGCGGTGGTATTACAGATCCTACATTACCTTCTTCAGAACCTTCTGGTGAAGCGTTTAGTGGGGTAAGTGAACCGACACCTTCAGCAGAAAAGCCAATCCTTCCAAATGCTACAGCAGATGAGCCAAAAAAGTTTGAAGAAGCCCCTTCACATAAGCAAAACTTTCAAAAATCTATGCACCAAATGAGTTATATGAACCAACAAATGCAGCAAGCAGGTCAGCGGATGCAAGGACAAAGCCATATCAAGGGTGCTGAAATTGATGAAAGTGACGAATAA
- a CDS encoding BRCT domain-containing protein, producing the protein MLDFRGKVVVITGSLRPMRRQDVIVFLEERGAIVQNYVSTQTDILLAGHKQLDLFEPDKRSKKYDAALSRIAEGQVITIFSEEEFFNFVKKSQS; encoded by the coding sequence ATGCTTGATTTTAGGGGAAAAGTAGTTGTGATTACAGGAAGTTTGCGTCCAATGAGAAGACAAGATGTCATAGTCTTCTTAGAAGAAAGAGGGGCTATTGTTCAAAATTATGTCTCTACTCAAACGGATATATTACTTGCTGGCCATAAGCAATTAGATCTCTTTGAGCCAGACAAGAGGTCTAAGAAGTACGATGCAGCATTATCACGAATAGCTGAAGGGCAAGTGATTACCATTTTCTCAGAAGAAGAATTTTTCAATTTCGTGAAGAAGTCTCAGTCTTGA
- a CDS encoding DUF5592 family protein has translation MDEKYGVPRDIYAKVKIIGLFMADIAFVGGSAVAALSVGTKIFPTSQWPQLIAFILLTPLMCLYLVLPTNGGKRNWQSMFLFFRRRQKRYISLNYQRGDKR, from the coding sequence ATGGATGAAAAATATGGTGTTCCACGTGACATCTATGCCAAAGTAAAAATCATAGGTCTTTTTATGGCTGATATTGCCTTTGTAGGAGGTTCTGCAGTCGCTGCTCTTTCAGTAGGAACAAAAATTTTTCCTACAAGCCAATGGCCACAATTAATAGCCTTCATACTATTAACACCGCTGATGTGTCTTTATCTGGTTTTGCCAACCAACGGTGGAAAGAGGAATTGGCAAAGCATGTTTCTCTTTTTTAGGAGGCGACAAAAACGCTATATCAGCTTAAATTACCAGAGAGGAGATAAACGCTAA